One region of Bacillus pumilus genomic DNA includes:
- a CDS encoding NADP-dependent oxidoreductase produces the protein MSQQKQIQLAKRPQGLPTKDVFHFETVDIPVPQDGEVLIQTKYVSVDPYMRGRMQDTKSYTPPFKLNEVIQGGVVGEVVESKSSQFEKGDFVLGFLGWQEYSTAKAESLTKIDPSIAPLSYYLGILGMPGQTAYFGLLAIGQPKEGETVVISGAAGAVGSVVGQIAKIKGAHVVGIAGSDDKLAYLKELGFDETINYKTTNDLDDAIAKACPNGVDVYFDNVGGEISDAVMNHLNRFARIPVCGAISSYNISASEDIGPRVQTKLIKTSALMQGFIVANYSDRFEEAARDLAQWVKEDKLTYKETIIEGFDNIPDAFLGLFKGENVGKQLVKIS, from the coding sequence ATGAGTCAACAAAAGCAAATTCAATTAGCCAAACGTCCACAAGGATTACCTACAAAAGATGTTTTTCATTTTGAAACAGTCGATATACCTGTGCCGCAAGATGGTGAAGTCTTGATTCAAACGAAATATGTTTCTGTAGATCCTTATATGAGAGGACGAATGCAGGATACAAAATCCTATACACCTCCATTCAAGCTAAATGAAGTGATTCAGGGCGGTGTTGTCGGAGAAGTTGTCGAGTCTAAATCGTCTCAATTTGAAAAAGGTGATTTTGTTCTTGGATTCCTTGGCTGGCAAGAATATTCTACAGCCAAAGCTGAATCTCTGACTAAAATTGATCCATCCATTGCGCCATTGTCCTATTATTTAGGCATTTTAGGCATGCCAGGACAAACCGCTTATTTCGGTCTTCTTGCGATTGGTCAGCCAAAAGAAGGCGAGACCGTTGTCATTTCTGGGGCCGCAGGTGCTGTTGGTTCCGTTGTTGGGCAAATTGCTAAGATCAAAGGCGCTCACGTCGTTGGGATTGCGGGATCTGATGATAAGCTGGCTTATTTAAAAGAACTGGGTTTTGATGAAACGATTAATTATAAAACAACAAATGACTTAGATGATGCTATTGCAAAGGCATGCCCTAACGGCGTCGATGTGTATTTTGACAATGTAGGCGGCGAAATATCTGATGCTGTGATGAATCATTTGAACCGCTTCGCACGTATTCCAGTGTGCGGCGCGATTTCGTCTTATAATATTAGCGCAAGCGAGGACATCGGACCGCGTGTGCAAACAAAACTCATTAAAACAAGCGCATTGATGCAAGGCTTCATTGTTGCCAACTATTCAGATCGTTTTGAAGAAGCAGCAAGAGATCTCGCACAATGGGTAAAAGAAGACAAACTGACTTACAAAGAAACAATCATTGAAGGCTTTGACAACATTCCTGATGCATTCCTCGGACTATTCAAAGGGGAAAATGTCGGAAAACAGCTTGTCAAAATTTCATAA
- a CDS encoding YfmB family protein translates to MYYFSAEQQFNAWVVSDLVKQLFQKWNPEEAKAKPLTLFAEQHFRISIDYLFSIIINIGDIESIEQDPQDLLSSYLNILFPFVTRDMMKASMQNANEYLLKERDADVYQLFGCLPPLLSVDFQKSSPHL, encoded by the coding sequence ATGTATTACTTTTCAGCGGAGCAGCAGTTTAATGCTTGGGTTGTCAGTGATTTGGTGAAACAGCTTTTTCAAAAGTGGAATCCTGAAGAAGCAAAAGCAAAGCCGCTTACATTGTTTGCTGAACAGCACTTTCGCATCTCCATTGATTATCTCTTTTCCATCATTATTAACATTGGAGATATCGAGTCAATTGAACAAGATCCACAAGACCTGTTGTCCTCATACTTGAATATCCTTTTTCCTTTTGTGACGCGCGATATGATGAAAGCCTCCATGCAAAATGCGAACGAATATTTATTAAAAGAACGTGATGCGGACGTGTATCAGCTGTTTGGCTGTCTGCCACCGCTCCTCTCTGTTGACTTCCAAAAAAGTAGTCCTCATCTCTGA
- a CDS encoding general stress protein, whose translation MKPVVREYSNDETLQRDVEQLKSLGVAREDIYVLSHDDDRTERIAGNADANTIGPREVGLKHAVGNIFSKKGDELRNKIHEIGFSKEEAETFEEHLDEGKVLLFVTDHEKVKTWA comes from the coding sequence ATGAAACCTGTTGTAAGAGAGTATTCAAATGATGAAACACTTCAAAGAGATGTAGAGCAATTAAAATCACTCGGTGTTGCAAGAGAGGACATTTATGTTCTGTCCCATGACGATGATCGTACAGAGCGTATTGCTGGAAACGCAGATGCCAATACGATAGGTCCAAGAGAAGTTGGACTGAAACATGCTGTTGGGAACATCTTTAGTAAAAAGGGCGATGAGCTCCGAAATAAAATCCATGAAATTGGTTTCTCTAAAGAAGAAGCTGAAACATTTGAAGAACATTTAGACGAAGGGAAAGTCCTTCTCTTTGTGACAGACCATGAAAAAGTGAAAACTTGGGCATAA
- a CDS encoding class I SAM-dependent methyltransferase — MKKALYHEDSGLYLEKMRMAFQEHYEKRTDMWSTDPSLTDAAVVSLKAWRSREKNALASVLDIGCGNGRALEHLSGLSAYVGIDLYEHEEWVGLQKRETVPVHFVHQDFMSWSMGQGRGMQFDLILDHGCFHHQHPDDHERYLKQVSSLLHEGGVFSLVVWGEEWRTGLIGEDGRFHFSFSDSQLGERICSSGLELVSITPLKAKAGISQHHVIAVKI, encoded by the coding sequence ATGAAAAAGGCTTTATACCATGAAGACAGTGGGTTGTATCTAGAAAAAATGCGAATGGCATTTCAAGAACATTATGAGAAAAGAACAGATATGTGGTCTACTGATCCATCTTTAACAGATGCAGCCGTGGTGTCACTAAAGGCATGGCGTTCAAGGGAAAAGAATGCACTTGCTTCTGTGCTGGATATCGGGTGCGGGAACGGCCGGGCACTTGAACATTTAAGCGGGCTTTCCGCATATGTCGGCATCGACCTGTATGAGCATGAGGAGTGGGTAGGATTACAGAAAAGAGAAACGGTTCCTGTCCATTTTGTTCATCAAGATTTTATGTCCTGGTCGATGGGCCAGGGTCGAGGGATGCAGTTTGATTTAATTTTAGATCATGGCTGCTTTCATCACCAGCACCCTGATGATCATGAGCGTTATTTAAAACAGGTTTCCTCTTTGCTTCATGAAGGCGGCGTCTTCTCACTTGTTGTATGGGGAGAAGAGTGGAGAACAGGATTAATCGGAGAGGATGGCCGTTTCCACTTTTCGTTTTCAGACTCTCAGCTTGGAGAAAGAATTTGTTCATCAGGTCTGGAGCTTGTATCGATTACACCATTAAAAGCAAAAGCCGGCATTAGCCAGCATCATGTCATTGCCGTCAAAATCTAG
- a CDS encoding GTP cyclohydrolase II — translation MNKFVDELQSMIHHFTFQEKNYLLVGPVNLPISIQHEEVPFKWYAFAPVEGETKPTIESIVQMSTAQQTFSSCLLFGDFENEVPPLVRIHSVCQTGDVFGSLKCDCGPQLALSLKKITDYGKGMLVYMANQEGRSIGLMAKALTYKLQEMQMDTFEANRLIGCGDDDRHYEEAAAVLHYLNKGKPMHLLTNNPDKVDSIAAYGLPVLRFDHTVEASLYNEAYLKAKAASGHMVDEKKLINQ, via the coding sequence ATGAACAAGTTTGTAGATGAATTACAATCAATGATTCATCATTTTACCTTTCAAGAAAAAAACTATTTGCTCGTGGGGCCAGTGAACCTTCCGATCTCCATTCAACATGAAGAAGTGCCATTTAAATGGTATGCCTTCGCACCTGTTGAAGGGGAGACAAAACCAACGATCGAATCTATTGTCCAAATGAGTACCGCGCAGCAAACCTTTTCCTCTTGTCTCTTATTTGGCGACTTTGAAAATGAGGTGCCGCCGCTTGTGCGAATTCATAGTGTCTGCCAAACAGGGGATGTGTTTGGGTCACTAAAATGTGACTGCGGTCCACAGCTTGCGTTATCGCTGAAGAAAATCACCGATTACGGAAAAGGCATGCTCGTCTATATGGCCAATCAAGAAGGGCGGTCAATTGGGCTGATGGCGAAAGCATTGACGTATAAATTACAGGAAATGCAGATGGATACGTTTGAAGCCAACCGTCTGATTGGCTGCGGCGATGATGATCGGCATTACGAGGAGGCAGCGGCTGTTCTGCACTATTTAAACAAAGGGAAACCAATGCATCTCCTAACGAACAATCCAGATAAAGTCGATTCCATTGCTGCTTACGGTCTTCCTGTTTTACGGTTTGATCATACGGTCGAAGCCTCTCTCTATAATGAAGCCTATTTAAAAGCAAAAGCAGCCTCAGGGCATATGGTCGATGAGAAAAAATTAATTAATCAGTAG
- a CDS encoding formylglycine-generating enzyme family protein yields the protein MKPEINWIQIPSGYATIGSNEEDMKKASEFWKDKLLNPTYGREKKFQKWLYKEFPSYQPYINEFFISDTVVTNEWYQSYCDETGQSYPESLTNQELGGGKDHPAWGMEIEEAFSFCQWLSGKLGIDVSIPTEEEWEYAARGNTRNQYPWGDEFDPSFCNTYESNIEKTTPVRHYEKGRSLFGLYDMGGNVEEWVNTKYHVYEGGIEVVDDLTETLGNDYYILKGGSFARGGDLCRVARRHGKHTDPVFRFTGFRVVTRQKQHIKVGV from the coding sequence GTGAAACCTGAAATCAATTGGATTCAAATCCCAAGCGGCTATGCAACAATCGGAAGTAATGAAGAAGATATGAAAAAGGCATCAGAATTCTGGAAGGACAAGCTTCTCAATCCAACTTACGGACGTGAGAAAAAATTTCAAAAATGGCTGTACAAAGAATTTCCATCCTATCAGCCGTATATCAATGAATTTTTCATTTCAGATACGGTCGTCACCAATGAATGGTATCAAAGCTATTGTGATGAAACAGGCCAGTCGTACCCGGAGAGCTTAACGAATCAAGAGCTTGGCGGAGGGAAAGATCATCCGGCTTGGGGAATGGAGATCGAGGAAGCCTTCTCATTCTGTCAGTGGCTGAGCGGGAAACTTGGGATTGACGTGTCGATTCCTACTGAAGAAGAATGGGAATATGCTGCCCGGGGTAACACGAGAAATCAATACCCATGGGGAGATGAGTTTGATCCTTCTTTCTGTAATACGTACGAATCAAATATCGAAAAAACGACGCCTGTCCGCCATTACGAAAAGGGCAGATCCTTATTCGGTCTTTATGATATGGGGGGCAACGTCGAGGAATGGGTCAACACTAAATATCATGTATACGAAGGTGGCATAGAGGTCGTAGATGATTTAACAGAAACGCTTGGCAATGATTACTACATTTTAAAAGGCGGCTCCTTTGCTAGAGGCGGAGATTTATGCAGAGTCGCCAGAAGACATGGGAAGCACACAGATCCCGTTTTCCGATTTACTGGTTTTCGTGTAGTGACTCGTCAAAAACAACATATAAAGGTGGGAGTGTAA
- a CDS encoding WD40 repeat domain-containing protein: MHRGPITSVLSTQQDQIVYTGGYDRCIYQWNRATGEGTFIGSHEHIINSLSLSENGKYLASASSDYTIKLFDTGTHTQIRTLFGHADDVEAVAFAKQDTLLVSVSRDRRCLVWDIETGAILREFHGHSKDVLAVWIHGDKAYTTGDDGYVLVWLYDTGEIVGEIGPFDYELDTISGSNQKEVFALGRDDGTVIIYDAVTLQEKKIIKAHLQGVKRVNFSPSGNYLLTAGYDHLIKLWNYETGDLVDTLLPHKYQWERSLVWTEDEKSILGASFGKTYCEWSIEKGKVVSDEIEMATPSINDIALTDAGDIITASDDGKFRKNGIEIAKSTGVLTNGVAVARDGSYYAWGDHASQVHIVHESLQQMVSFDLNTGPVNSVYFHEEDRQFYIGTYGGYVHVISTEHLKEVGRSKAHDCAVKALKVEGDHIITAAVEGTICLLDKKSLSLKAKYIGATELLNDVFIDSKRDRIAIVSRDKNVRLFDLHTGRILDQHNEHQYSIKSVSVTDSGYIVSGDYWGYIVVWNPELGVNTGPIRIAKNGISAIRQLGNDVYASSYDGGIYHIREDGTYTEVLRLFEQFPKEVISH, translated from the coding sequence ATGCATAGAGGACCAATTACATCTGTTTTATCAACTCAGCAGGATCAAATTGTTTACACTGGCGGTTATGACCGCTGTATTTATCAGTGGAACCGGGCGACAGGAGAAGGAACGTTTATTGGAAGTCACGAGCACATCATTAACTCTTTATCTCTTTCTGAAAACGGAAAATATTTAGCGAGTGCATCGTCAGACTACACCATTAAATTGTTTGATACAGGTACTCATACTCAAATTCGCACCCTGTTTGGTCATGCGGATGATGTAGAAGCCGTTGCTTTTGCGAAGCAGGATACGTTGCTTGTATCGGTGTCTAGAGATAGAAGATGCTTAGTCTGGGATATCGAAACAGGAGCCATCCTAAGAGAATTTCATGGACATAGCAAGGATGTATTAGCTGTATGGATACATGGCGATAAAGCTTATACAACAGGTGATGATGGCTATGTTCTTGTGTGGCTGTATGATACAGGAGAAATTGTAGGGGAGATCGGTCCGTTTGATTATGAGCTGGACACAATCAGCGGCAGCAATCAAAAAGAAGTGTTCGCACTTGGCAGAGACGATGGCACCGTTATTATTTATGATGCGGTGACTTTACAGGAGAAAAAAATCATCAAAGCTCATTTACAGGGCGTCAAGCGTGTGAACTTTTCTCCAAGCGGCAATTACTTGCTGACAGCAGGCTATGACCATTTAATTAAGCTGTGGAATTACGAAACAGGGGATTTGGTTGATACTCTTCTCCCTCATAAATATCAGTGGGAGCGCTCGCTTGTCTGGACGGAGGATGAGAAATCCATCCTAGGAGCCAGCTTTGGAAAAACGTATTGTGAATGGTCTATTGAAAAGGGGAAAGTGGTATCAGATGAGATCGAAATGGCGACACCATCTATTAATGATATTGCACTGACTGATGCGGGAGATATCATCACAGCATCAGATGACGGAAAATTCAGAAAGAATGGGATTGAAATCGCTAAATCGACAGGCGTTTTAACAAATGGAGTGGCTGTCGCACGAGATGGAAGCTATTATGCTTGGGGAGATCATGCAAGTCAGGTGCATATTGTTCATGAATCATTACAGCAAATGGTTTCGTTTGATCTCAATACAGGGCCGGTCAACAGTGTGTATTTCCACGAGGAGGATCGGCAATTTTATATTGGAACTTACGGCGGCTATGTACATGTCATTTCGACAGAGCATTTAAAGGAAGTTGGCCGTTCCAAAGCACACGATTGTGCTGTGAAAGCACTAAAAGTAGAAGGAGATCATATCATCACAGCCGCAGTAGAAGGAACCATCTGTCTTTTAGATAAGAAGAGCTTGTCTTTAAAAGCGAAATATATCGGGGCGACAGAGCTATTAAATGATGTATTCATTGATAGCAAAAGAGATCGTATTGCCATTGTCAGCCGTGACAAGAATGTGAGATTGTTTGATTTGCATACAGGAAGAATTTTAGACCAGCATAATGAACACCAGTATTCGATTAAATCGGTCTCTGTCACAGACTCTGGCTATATTGTGAGCGGAGATTATTGGGGCTATATCGTAGTATGGAATCCAGAGCTCGGGGTCAATACCGGCCCAATTAGAATTGCCAAGAATGGAATTAGTGCCATCAGACAATTAGGCAATGATGTATACGCAAGCTCGTATGATGGTGGGATTTATCATATTCGAGAAGATGGCACGTATACCGAAGTACTGCGCTTATTTGAACAATTTCCAAAAGAAGTAATCTCTCATTAA
- the ribD gene encoding bifunctional diaminohydroxyphosphoribosylaminopyrimidine deaminase/5-amino-6-(5-phosphoribosylamino)uracil reductase RibD — MKDDVFYMKLAIANAKAMKGQTSPNPLVGAVIVQQGEIVGMGAHMKAGEPHAEIHALHMAGEKAEGAHLYVTLEPCSHHGKTGPCTEAIIKSGVKRVVIATQDPNPLVAGKGITVLKQAGIEVDEGICKQEADRLNVPFFHFIQSDLPYVILKSAISLDGKIATAQLESKWITGTEARQEVQQLRQEADAVITGVETIIQDDAGLIVKDSIASQPIRVILDSTLRIPLHAKCLTDRRAETIICTSHMYDQKKYEQLIEKGHHVYVTSGEQRTDIHDVLRMLKERSVMSVLVEAGGNVSASFLEASLVNEAVIYMAPLLIGGKQAPTFFEGAGVKKLKEAIRPADVEYSMVGKDIKMTMKFQ; from the coding sequence ATGAAAGACGATGTGTTTTATATGAAACTGGCGATTGCCAACGCAAAGGCAATGAAAGGGCAAACCTCCCCAAACCCGCTTGTCGGTGCAGTCATTGTGCAGCAAGGTGAAATTGTTGGAATGGGTGCTCACATGAAGGCGGGCGAACCTCATGCTGAAATTCATGCACTGCACATGGCAGGAGAAAAGGCAGAAGGAGCTCATCTGTATGTAACGCTCGAACCTTGTTCGCATCATGGGAAAACGGGTCCTTGCACAGAAGCGATTATCAAAAGTGGTGTGAAACGAGTAGTCATTGCGACGCAAGATCCGAATCCGCTTGTAGCAGGGAAAGGGATTACCGTGTTGAAACAAGCAGGGATCGAAGTAGATGAAGGAATATGTAAACAGGAGGCGGATCGCTTAAATGTGCCTTTTTTCCATTTCATTCAATCAGACCTTCCCTACGTCATCTTAAAATCAGCCATTTCATTAGATGGGAAAATTGCCACAGCTCAACTTGAAAGCAAATGGATCACAGGAACAGAAGCGAGGCAAGAAGTGCAGCAATTGCGCCAAGAAGCAGATGCTGTGATAACAGGTGTCGAAACGATTATTCAAGATGATGCAGGTCTTATTGTGAAAGATTCAATAGCGTCTCAGCCGATTCGCGTCATTTTAGATTCTACATTAAGGATTCCGCTTCATGCGAAATGTTTAACAGATCGTAGAGCGGAAACCATTATTTGTACCTCGCACATGTATGATCAGAAAAAGTATGAACAACTCATAGAAAAAGGGCATCACGTCTATGTCACAAGCGGAGAGCAGCGGACAGATATTCATGACGTGTTAAGAATGCTGAAGGAACGTTCTGTTATGTCAGTTCTTGTTGAAGCAGGAGGGAATGTGAGTGCTTCCTTTTTAGAAGCATCACTTGTCAATGAAGCCGTCATTTATATGGCACCTTTATTAATCGGTGGAAAACAGGCACCTACTTTTTTTGAAGGAGCTGGGGTGAAAAAACTAAAAGAGGCGATCCGTCCAGCAGATGTTGAATATAGTATGGTAGGAAAAGATATCAAAATGACAATGAAATTTCAATAA